The Microbacterium horticulturae region GGGTCCCGGTCTTGTCGAACAGCACCGTGTCAACGGTGCGCATGCTCTCCAACGCCAGACGGTCCTTGACGAGCACCCCGCCGCGCGCGGCGCGCTCGGTCGCGATCGACACGACCAGAGGGATGGCAAGACCGAGCGCGTGGGGGCAGGCAATCACCAAGACGGTGATCGTGCGGATGACCGCGGCATCCGGGAAGCCCACCAATATCCACACGATCGCGGTGATGGCCGCAGATCCCAGCGCGAACCAGAACAGCCACCCCGCGGCGGTGTCGGCGAGACGCTGGGCGCGAGAGGACGAGCTCTGCGCTTCGGTCACCAGCCGCTGAATGCCCGCGAGGGTGGTGTCGTCACCGGTCGCGGTGATCTCGACACGCAACCCGGAATCGGTGGCGACAGTGCCCGCCGTGACCGTGTCGCCCGTGCCGCGAGTGACCGTACGGGATTCGCCCGTGACCATGGATTCATCCATCGACGCGCGACCATCAATAATGCGCCCATCCGCGGGAACGCTGCCACCAGGCCGAACGACGACAACATCGCCAACGACGAGCTCAGTGGGTGAGACGACGACGACCTCGCCGTTCTCGACACGTTCCGCCTCATCCGGCAGAAGGGCGGCCAGGGAGTCGAGGGCGGAGGTGGTCTGGGCGAGGGAGCGCATCTCGATCCAGTGGCCGAGCAGCATGATCACAATCAGGAGTGCCAGCTCCCACCAGAAGTCCAGATCGTGATGCAGCAGCCCCACGCTCGCACCCCAGGATGCGAGGAATGCGACCGTGATCGCGAGGCCAATCAGGAGCATCATCCCGGGCTTGCGGGAGCGGATTTCGCTGACGGCGCCGACGAGGAACGGTTTCCCGCCCCAGACATACATCACCGTTCCGAGCACTGGCGACACCCAGGCGATCCCGGGGATGTCGGGGAGGGTGTAGCCGAGGATCATCGAGAACATGCCCGACAGGGCAACGGTCGGGACCGCCAGGATGAGCATGATCCAGAACAACCGCCGGAACTGTCCGACGTGATCCCCATGGCCACCATGACCCTCGTGACTGTCGTGACTGGCGCCCTCGTTTCCGTGGACGCCGTGGGCACTGTGCGTCTCGTGCCCGGCCGGGCTGGGGGAAGCGGGATGCGCGTGCGTATGTTCGACCTCGTCGTTGTGCGAGTGGCTCATGGTCATATCCTCCTCGGAGTAATGAACCTGTGGGGCTGCCAGGGCGGCGGACCCCGCGAGTGAAGTAGTCAGGCTGCGGCCGCGTATTTTGCGGGGTCAGCGTCGAAGCGGGGGCCGCATGCGGCGCAGCAGAAGTAGTAGCGGGTGCCCTCGTAGTCGCGGAACAGTCCCGCGGACTCGGCATCCGCCTTGACGACAACACTGCCGGCCATCACGGGGCATTGTGCGAGTTCCTCCGCGGATGGGGCGAGGAGATCTGTGCGTCCTTCGGCGGCGACCGCACCGTGATTGTTATGGCTGCAGCAAGATCCAGTGGGGGAATCGGACATGTGGGTGTTCCTCTTTCACGTTCGAGTGGTTCGTCTCTGACGCGGACAACCATATACCCACCGGGGGTATTCCTGTAGAGTGTGCGGAGCGGCATGAACTCGCTCAAATAGACGTCTACTGAAGCAGATTCGCGCACTGGTCCAGGAACTCGTCACTCGGCTGTGGGCGGTGAATCAGTTCCCCGAGGGTGCGCAAAGTCGACGGTGCTAGCGTGTGTCGCGGGAGGGGAGAGACAAGCATGCAGATCGCATCACGCATTCAGCGTCAGCAACTGTCGCTGCGCGTCCTTCTCCCGCTCGTCGGTGCGGCTGTCTTGATCATCGTCGGCCTGCTTGGCATGCATACCTTCAGTGCGGATCCAGCCGGCCACGGCACCGTCACCGCACACCACTCCGCGACGACGATGGCCGCGGATACCGGCCACGACGCACTGACACCGGCAGCCTCCGAGGCTGCCTCCGTTCCCTGTGATGACGCCTGCCTCTCGGGGACAGGGCAAGGCCATCCGGACATGACCACGGCCTGCATCCTCGCGCTGCTTGCCGGACTACTCCTCCTACTGCGCCCAATCCTCGTGGCCCGTCGTCTCGGGCCGCCTCTGCAGATCGTTGCGTCCTCAGTGCGCCTGCAGGCTGTGAGTATCCTGCCGCGCACACCCTCGCCCTTAGCCCTCTCGATCAGTCGTACCTGATAGGTCGCAACCGGCATCTCGCCGGCATCATCGCGTCCCCTCTGCGTGGCGCGCTACTCCCGACCCCTCACACACGACCCCATCGAAGGAATTACTCATGAAGAAGCTTCCCCTTGCCTTCGGCACTGGCATGCTCAGCCTCGCTCTCGTTCTCACGGGCTGCGCTGACGCATCAGCACCGACAGGCGAAACCACCACATCGTCCGATACCTCGTCCACCGCCACGGCGAACGACGCCGACGAGATGTTCGTGACCATGATGATCCCGCACCACCAGCAGGCCATCAAGATGGCCGACATCGTGCTCACCAAGGACGGACTCGACCCACGTGTCGCGGAGCTCGCCCAACAGATCAAGGACGCCCAAGGCCCAGAGATGGACCTGATGCTCGGCTGGCTCGAGAACTGGGGCGTCGAGTACGACCCCGACGCCATGGGCGGCATGGACCACGGATCAATGGAC contains the following coding sequences:
- a CDS encoding heavy metal translocating P-type ATPase, which codes for MTMSHSHNDEVEHTHAHPASPSPAGHETHSAHGVHGNEGASHDSHEGHGGHGDHVGQFRRLFWIMLILAVPTVALSGMFSMILGYTLPDIPGIAWVSPVLGTVMYVWGGKPFLVGAVSEIRSRKPGMMLLIGLAITVAFLASWGASVGLLHHDLDFWWELALLIVIMLLGHWIEMRSLAQTTSALDSLAALLPDEAERVENGEVVVVSPTELVVGDVVVVRPGGSVPADGRIIDGRASMDESMVTGESRTVTRGTGDTVTAGTVATDSGLRVEITATGDDTTLAGIQRLVTEAQSSSSRAQRLADTAAGWLFWFALGSAAITAIVWILVGFPDAAVIRTITVLVIACPHALGLAIPLVVSIATERAARGGVLVKDRLALESMRTVDTVLFDKTGTLTKGEPRVSEVSVTDGRDADQVLALAAAAEVDSEHPLAKAIVRAAADKKLTVPGSRDFTSSPAVGVTATVDGTTVRVGGPHLLTEENADELPVVDQWRADGAIILHVVQDGDVIGALKLADEVRSESREAVDALHVLGVQVVMITGDAEAVAHAVAQDLGIDRVFAGVRPEDKAAKVQELQKEGRKVAMVGDGVNDAPALAQADVGLAIGAGTDVAIASAGVILASDDPRSVLSVIELSRAAYRKMKQNLWWAAAYNLISVPLAAGVLAPIGFILPMSVGAILMSLSTIVVALNAQLLRRLDLRPETTTRTILDR
- a CDS encoding DUF305 domain-containing protein, yielding MKKLPLAFGTGMLSLALVLTGCADASAPTGETTTSSDTSSTATANDADEMFVTMMIPHHQQAIKMADIVLTKDGLDPRVAELAQQIKDAQGPEMDLMLGWLENWGVEYDPDAMGGMDHGSMDDSGDGMMSDEDMTALEEADATQASRLFLEQMIMHHEGAVDMARTALDDGQNQDVLDLAQQVIDDQTAEISTMQDLLNEL
- a CDS encoding DUF6153 family protein encodes the protein MQIASRIQRQQLSLRVLLPLVGAAVLIIVGLLGMHTFSADPAGHGTVTAHHSATTMAADTGHDALTPAASEAASVPCDDACLSGTGQGHPDMTTACILALLAGLLLLLRPILVARRLGPPLQIVASSVRLQAVSILPRTPSPLALSISRT
- a CDS encoding YHS domain-containing protein translates to MAGSVVVKADAESAGLFRDYEGTRYYFCCAACGPRFDADPAKYAAAA